CGAGGAGATAACTTTCATCATCACACATCCTCATTTCTGAAAGTAATGTTTGACAATACATTAAGGACACTAGGACCCTGTGGAGACAGCAGCTCTGTCCCTGTTTCTCACTGCCTCCTGCTCCATCTCTGCAGTCACTTGTGTGTGAGTGGAGGAGGGAAAGCAGAGAGTGAGCTGGTGTCTTTGCAAGCATTTACATCAGCATCGTTTCAGAAAAATCCCTGCTGCCACAGCTGAACTCATCTGGCGAGGAGGATGCACGCGGCAGATCAAGGGACAGGAGGAGAAACAGGCTCATATATTGGGAAGTATCTCAACAGCATCCACAAGGTACAGTGATTTATGTCCACTGTGTACCTCAGCAGTGGGAGTTACACCAGGTTTTCATCCTCAGAGACCAAAGCAGCAGACAGCTACACCAGGAAATACTCTGATTCAGGTATATAATGCTCCCTGCCTtgttctctctccatctctttccctCACGCTCCCTGAATCTCGCCACATTTTTTCGCTCTCCTCTTCTAATCTGCTGATTATATACTGCTGAGCGCAACGATGCATCTAATTCACTCATAATGTGACATATAGAATGTGGGCCTTGCTTTATACAGTGGGTGTAATGCACTAATGATTAATATATATACGAGTAGGCGGTAAGACATGACTAAACCAGGCAGAGGGGTTAAACTGAATTAGGAGTACCCCTATGTGTGATTTAGAGACGTTGCTCAATGAGGGCAATCATTCATAGGTGATTAGGGAGGTTAGGGCTCAATTTGTACCCTGATTTATACTCTTATCACTGTAGACAGGAGACAGAAAAACCAGAGCTTTTGCTACAGCTGTGGCAGAGAGCATTCATAGCATTAAGTAACTAGATTTCCTTGAtctgacacatactgtacatatagcAGCAGCCACCCATGCCTGTTTGTTGTCTTTAGGTGCCCAATTTGTCCCCTCCTTGAATGATGCATACTTAATTGAGTTAATTGGTTTGAGGCCTGGCTTTGGATTACCTTATCAGTAAGACTGCCTTAACAGAGATTTGAGAAGGAGGATATTATCTCATCAGAGTGAATTAATCTTAATGATAGCTGGGGCAAAAGTAACAATGAGCAAGAGGAAATGATCCGAAGGATTAGTTAATTTGACACAGAAGTGCAAACAAGTTGTCACATACAAACTCCGgagaaaacacatttgcattttattcttacctgtctttctctcttgcttttAGGGCGGGTAGTGACTGATGGCAGACATGAAGACTTTCTAAATGGACAGGAATCATAAAATCTGAATCTCCTGACAATCACAGCATCATCCTCATCCGCAGCTTTTGACCTCTTTTTCAAGCCGTTGTTTTCTGGCCGCACTTCCTGGCTTTGAAGGATGGGTGATGGGCCTGTGACTgatcctgcctgcctgcctcttcCCACCCTTCAATGGAGCTGCTGTGGAACTCCTCCCACCCACCTCCACAGCTCATGTCCAACATGTCTGCCTCCTATCTGCCTGAGGGCTGGGCCCTGTCCCAGTCGCTAGCCCTGCTGGCCATGCTGCTCATGGATCTGCTGGCTGTGGTGGGTAATGTGGCTGTCATGGCGGTCATTGCCAAGGCCCCACAGCTCCACAAGTTTGCCTTTGTCTTCCACCTGTGCGTGGTGGACCTGCTGGCAGCCCTGGTGCTGATGCCCCTTGGCATGCTCTCAAGCCGAGCCTTCTTCGGGGAGGCCCTGTGCCGGAGCTACCTCTTTCTCAGTGTGTGCCTGGTTAGTGCTGCCATCCTCTCTATCTCCGTCATCAATGTGGAGCGTTATTACTACATCATACACCCGATGCGCTATGAAGTAAAGATGACTGTTGGCCTGGTAGCGTCAGTGCTGGTGGGGATATGGGTCAAAGCCCTGGCAATGTCTGCTCTGCCTCTGCTCGCTTGGTTGCTGCAAGGTGGAAGAGCTCCTCTTCTGGAAAGTAGTGCTgtagggggaggaggaggtggggcaGTCCCATCTCCCCCTGCTCAGGGTCACAGGCGCTGTTCACTACACTGGACAGGGGGAGGGTCAAACCGCCTGGCCTTTATGGTCTTGTTTACACTGGTGTATTTCCTGTGTCCACTACTGGTTATTCTTGTTGTGTATTGCAATATGTTCAAAGTGGCTCGGGTTGCAGCCATGCACCACGGGCCTCTGCCTACCTGGATGGACACACCTCGTCGTCAGCGGTCAGAATCACTCAGTAGCCGTTCCACGATGGTTACCAGCTCTGGGACAGGGACTGGGACAGACAGAGCGACTCCACAGCGCCCCTTTGGGGGAGGAAAGGCTGCAGCAGTGTTGGCAGCGGTAGGCGGACAGTTCCTTTGTTGCTGGCTGCCCTACTTTACTTTCCACCTGTATTCAGCGCTGGCTGCCAGCCCTCCAGCCACTCTAGCCTCTCTGGAGGAGGTGGTCACCTGGATTGGCTACTTCTGCTTCACCTCCAATCCTTTCTTCTATGGCTGTCTCAACAGACAGATCCGGGAGGAGTTGGGCAAGCATCTGCCTTGTCTGTTTCGGCGAGCAGGGACTGAGATGGAGGACAGGCTGCCAAGCCGTGAAGGGTCCATAGAGGAGAATTTCCTTCAGTTTCTTCAGGGCACTGGCTGCAACTTGGATCCTCAAAACTCTCACAGCACCTCCAGTCCTAAAGGGGAGGCCTGCTGCCCTGTGGCTCAGTCGCAGACACCGGAGTTAGCGCAGCCCATACCAATTGATTTCCGTATCCCCGGACAGATTGCAGAGGAGACTTCAGAGTTTATTGATACTGAACAGGCGAAAAACAACCATATATATACAGACACTTaaataatgtctttatttcctGAAAATAAGACGAATTTTGATCATTCAGATATAAACCGTATCAGGAGTTATTTCAGTGAAAAcatgtttctctgtttttactGAAAATTGTCCAGCAGTTCATTTAAATTACTTTGAATTCTACCTTTGAATCATTGCACTTGGCCTCATCAGATTTCATCCTTAAACAGTCAGACACAGTTACATGCAGTTGTTTGAGATGCATTTCACACTGTAATTTGTGAACAGGGAAATTACTGTTGGATTTTAAAACATTCCACACAGCTGCTCAGCTCTATACAGTAAACGACTCAGTGAATTAATATTGATGTAACTTATtaaagcctttttaaaaaaaaacaaaaaacatttattatatattgGATTCTACAAAGGTAATAGagttaaatgttttcagaataTCCCTTTTGGTTTCAAATAAGGGAATCCTATCTGAAATACACTGTCTCCCTCtcaattaattttctttacTATGGTGCAGTGAAGCTCTGCCATTAGACAAATTGCCGTTGGTATTCAGAAATGAAGATTAAACGGTTCCACACACCAAATGATACTGTATTTGTAACTGCCA
Above is a genomic segment from Micropterus dolomieu isolate WLL.071019.BEF.003 ecotype Adirondacks linkage group LG18, ASM2129224v1, whole genome shotgun sequence containing:
- the LOC123986765 gene encoding G-protein coupled receptor 61-like, whose translation is MELLWNSSHPPPQLMSNMSASYLPEGWALSQSLALLAMLLMDLLAVVGNVAVMAVIAKAPQLHKFAFVFHLCVVDLLAALVLMPLGMLSSRAFFGEALCRSYLFLSVCLVSAAILSISVINVERYYYIIHPMRYEVKMTVGLVASVLVGIWVKALAMSALPLLAWLLQGGRAPLLESSAVGGGGGGAVPSPPAQGHRRCSLHWTGGGSNRLAFMVLFTLVYFLCPLLVILVVYCNMFKVARVAAMHHGPLPTWMDTPRRQRSESLSSRSTMVTSSGTGTGTDRATPQRPFGGGKAAAVLAAVGGQFLCCWLPYFTFHLYSALAASPPATLASLEEVVTWIGYFCFTSNPFFYGCLNRQIREELGKHLPCLFRRAGTEMEDRLPSREGSIEENFLQFLQGTGCNLDPQNSHSTSSPKGEACCPVAQSQTPELAQPIPIDFRIPGQIAEETSEFIDTEQAKNNHIYTDT